Genomic DNA from Caldalkalibacillus thermarum:
ATTTATAGCGGGCAATCAGCTCCTGGGTCCACGCATTGTAACGCAGCACACTCCTGTTCCAGTCCAAAACAGAACCGGCTCCCCGCTTGTTTTCCCACTCCAGCCAGCGCTGGCAATCGTAGCATAACAAGCCCTGCTCTGTTTCCTTCACATAGCGCTGGTCCATATGCTCAAGCGGGCGGAAGCAGCGGCTGCAGCCCGTGCCGATCCAGTCCGCTTCCGCTTCACAGGCGGAACACAGCCACGCATGCAGAGGTGGCAGCAGGTCCCGCCGGAATGGGGCCAAACGTAGCAACGCTGTCCAGGAAAACACGTGGGGACGCTCATGCTGGCAAACCAGACACCGCTTAGGCATGGCCGTCACCTTCCTCGTGCTTCTGACCCATGGGGCCTGCCACTCCCTTGGGGGCTGCCATCCCTGTGGAGGCTGCCACTCAACTGCCGGGCCAGACGGTTCCACTGCTTAATCTGGCGGATGGCCTGCTGCTGTGCCTTGGTCCGCATTTCGGGCAAAAACCAGACATATCCGACAGGATCTGCGGTCTTACGTCCCACCCGTCCAGCAATTTGAATTAATGCCGCTGCATCAAAAACGGCATCGTCACTGCCCAGCACCGCCACATCACTGAACGGAATGGTCACCCCCCGCTCCAAAATGGTGGTGGTAACCAACAGCCGGATTTCATGCTGGCGGAAACGGGAGACAATCCCGACCCGGTCAGGATGGGCCGCATGGACCCCTGCCACCGTAAACAGAGCGGAAACCTTCTCCGCCAGCATGGGCCAGGCCGCCCGCATAAAGGGCAACAATTCTTCTTCAACATAGTGTTGAACCAGCTCAATGTCACGGACCTGGGGAACAAACAGATACCCATAACGGCCGTTGTCCATCAAGTGGAACAAAAAGTCGATTAAGGGCGTTAATTTTTCCTTCTGCCTGATTTTTTTGCGCCAGCGCCCCACCGGACGGATTCTGGGCACAGCCAGGGGCCGGCCGTGAAAACGCTGGGGAATAAGCACATGGGCCAGGTCACCGCGCTTCACCCGCCCGGCCATATCCGGCCGGGGGGTGGCGGTTAGATAAACGGTTTTACCCGCAGCTTTCCTGGCCCGTGACACCGCCAAGGGCAGCATGGGATCATGGTGGTAGGGAAAAGCATCTTCCTCATCAATGACCACCACATCAAAATAGCGGGCAAACCGGAGGGTCTGGTGGGTGGTGGCCAAAAACAGCTGGCCCGGTTTGAACCGCTCCCCGCTGCCGCCATATAAGACGCAGACAGGCACAGCCGGAAAGGCTGCTTGCAAGCGGGGAGCCAGCTCCAAAATCACGTCCCGGCGCGGGGAGGTGACCAGCACCTTCTGTCCTTGGTTTAAAACATAGGTCAGCATGTCAAACAACATCTCCGTTTTTCCTGCCCCGCATACCGCCCAGACCAAAAACTCCTGCTGGCCCCCTTTCTCTTGCACAAAGCGCAACAGGGCCTCTGACGCTGCCTGTTGCCCGGGACTTAACCGCCCTTGCCAGGTGCAAACCACCGCCTTCTGGTTCCCTTCCCACTGGGCAGTGTCCGGCTCCTCAGCGGCTTCCCACCTTAGCAGCGGCTGGCAAGCTTTGACCCTGCCCATGTCCAGGCAGTGGGGGCAATAGGCACAATCCTTCCGCCCGCAGCTGGCACAGGCCACCGTGACCACCTCCTGCGCGCCGCAACGGTTACACTGCCACACAGTATCGCTGCTGGACAAGGTGCCCCCCTTCAACCACCCTAATCCCTTCAACCATCTTAAACGGGCCCCGGCACGGAACCCGCTGGCCCCGCGGCCGGGGGCCATCGCTGGCAGCCAATCAAAAAGACCTTGCAGGTAGCCATGTTGCAAGGTCTCTAAGAAGCGTATGTTCCAATCATATTCGTTTTCCGGGCGTGCTTGTCCGGCCGGTTCTGCCGTTGCTTGGAGTTCCAGCACCGCTTGTTTCACTTCGGACAACAACAGCTGCCTTCCGGCCAACGCTTGAACCAGACGAGACAACAGCCTGCCTTGATGCACAGAGCTGACCGCTTGCCATACACTGCGCCGGAGAGAGGCGGGGGGAAACACCCATCCGCTGGCTGCAAACGGCACATGTTCTGCCAACAGCCGGCTCCAGGAAGAGGCTCTGGCCACAACGTCCACCTGTCCCTGAAACCAACCGGCCCTTTGCAGTTGTGCCCACAACACCCTGTCTGTCTGGTCAAATACACTGCCGGGGGAAACAAGTAACCACCTCATAGGCTGTGAAGGGGGTTCCGACTCACCTTGACGGGCTGCGCTGGATTCCGCTTCTTTCTTCACGGGGACGCGTATGGTGCCGGCAACCCGGTATAAGATGCACCCACTCACCATCAGCACCTCGCTTTAGCAGGAAAGGGTTTAGGTCAGGGAGGGATGAGTGTTCCAGGTCAGTCCGAGTGTCCCTTCTCCCACATGGGTGCCGATCACAGGACCCATGTAAGCCACTTGCACACGCAAGTGGGGATAGTGTTCTTGCACCTCATCCCTCCAGGCCAATGCTTCTTCTTCCGCATTGGCGTGCACCACAGTAACA
This window encodes:
- a CDS encoding DEAD/DEAH box helicase; translation: MSGCILYRVAGTIRVPVKKEAESSAARQGESEPPSQPMRWLLVSPGSVFDQTDRVLWAQLQRAGWFQGQVDVVARASSWSRLLAEHVPFAASGWVFPPASLRRSVWQAVSSVHQGRLLSRLVQALAGRQLLLSEVKQAVLELQATAEPAGQARPENEYDWNIRFLETLQHGYLQGLFDWLPAMAPGRGASGFRAGARLRWLKGLGWLKGGTLSSSDTVWQCNRCGAQEVVTVACASCGRKDCAYCPHCLDMGRVKACQPLLRWEAAEEPDTAQWEGNQKAVVCTWQGRLSPGQQAASEALLRFVQEKGGQQEFLVWAVCGAGKTEMLFDMLTYVLNQGQKVLVTSPRRDVILELAPRLQAAFPAVPVCVLYGGSGERFKPGQLFLATTHQTLRFARYFDVVVIDEEDAFPYHHDPMLPLAVSRARKAAGKTVYLTATPRPDMAGRVKRGDLAHVLIPQRFHGRPLAVPRIRPVGRWRKKIRQKEKLTPLIDFLFHLMDNGRYGYLFVPQVRDIELVQHYVEEELLPFMRAAWPMLAEKVSALFTVAGVHAAHPDRVGIVSRFRQHEIRLLVTTTILERGVTIPFSDVAVLGSDDAVFDAAALIQIAGRVGRKTADPVGYVWFLPEMRTKAQQQAIRQIKQWNRLARQLSGSLHRDGSPQGSGRPHGSEARGR